The Phycisphaerae bacterium genome has a window encoding:
- a CDS encoding alcohol dehydrogenase catalytic domain-containing protein, with product MKALVFDGTLRFDPNHPDPQPGSGEVLVKVIQAGICATDLEIVKGYMDFCGVPGHEFVGTVVEGSAPLAGRRVVGEINCPCRRCDMCSRSLPNHCRNRTVLGIAGRDGAFAEYLSLPADNLHVLPDRVSDDQAVFIEPLAAAFQVTRQHAFSGNEKVAVLGPGRLGLLVAQVLAPRVGELHLFGRSLSKQDLARQLGLQIQRIDEATPRQVFDVAVDCTGHPEGLAVAQDLVRPRGTVILKSTFAGNIGPNLALTVINEITIIGSRCGPFAPAIEALEEGCVRVEPMISRRFAIQDGVEAFTLAQRPGSIKVLLEMERT from the coding sequence ATGAAGGCCCTCGTTTTCGACGGGACGTTGCGCTTCGATCCCAACCATCCGGACCCGCAGCCGGGATCCGGCGAAGTCCTCGTCAAGGTCATTCAGGCCGGCATCTGCGCCACCGACCTTGAGATCGTCAAAGGCTACATGGATTTCTGCGGTGTGCCCGGCCACGAGTTCGTCGGAACCGTCGTCGAAGGGTCCGCACCGCTGGCCGGACGGCGAGTGGTCGGCGAGATCAACTGCCCCTGCCGTCGGTGTGACATGTGCAGCCGATCCCTTCCCAACCACTGCCGCAACCGGACCGTTCTCGGCATCGCCGGACGCGACGGCGCGTTCGCTGAGTATCTGTCTCTTCCCGCCGACAACCTCCATGTTTTGCCCGACCGCGTCTCCGACGATCAGGCGGTGTTCATCGAGCCGCTCGCCGCCGCGTTCCAGGTCACGCGCCAGCATGCCTTCAGCGGCAATGAAAAGGTCGCCGTTCTCGGGCCCGGACGGCTGGGCCTGCTCGTCGCCCAGGTGCTCGCCCCTCGGGTCGGCGAACTGCACCTTTTCGGTCGTAGTCTCAGTAAGCAGGATCTCGCCCGGCAACTCGGACTTCAAATCCAGCGCATCGACGAGGCGACGCCGCGCCAAGTTTTCGACGTCGCCGTCGATTGCACCGGCCATCCGGAAGGCCTTGCCGTCGCCCAGGACCTCGTCCGGCCGCGAGGAACCGTTATCCTCAAGAGCACCTTCGCTGGAAACATCGGTCCCAACCTCGCCCTCACCGTCATCAACGAGATCACCATCATCGGCAGTCGATGCGGACCCTTCGCACCGGCCATCGAAGCTCTCGAAGAAGGATGTGTTCGTGTCGAGCCGATGATCAGCCGACGATTCGCGATCCAGGATGGCGTCGAGGCCTTCACCCTTGCCCAGCGACCCGGGAGCATCAAGGTTCTGTTGGAGATGGAGCGGACTTGA
- a CDS encoding polyphenol oxidase family protein: MACTQLTFPIFERFDRLIHAITTTRFDGDDPFNLADHVGPAADRAIERRRLLCRRLGLDFSKLTVAEQVHHGRVACVDAANVGRGAEGRSDTIAGCDGLVTAEVYTPLLTLSADCPLVLIYDPRRHAIANVHASWRALADRILTNAVGLMSERFGCQSADLVAAVGPSAGPCCYQVGDDLVQQLPDDLRPFASSEPRRFDLWNACRRQLTGAGLSDANIQTIDLCTICDDRFFSYRRQGSDTGRFALLAALGR, from the coding sequence ATGGCCTGTACGCAGCTGACGTTCCCGATCTTCGAGCGATTCGACCGGTTGATCCACGCGATCACCACGACGCGATTTGACGGCGACGATCCGTTCAATCTTGCCGACCATGTCGGCCCGGCTGCGGATCGGGCCATCGAGCGTCGCCGCCTGCTCTGCCGAAGACTCGGACTCGATTTCAGCAAGCTCACCGTCGCCGAGCAGGTCCATCACGGCCGGGTCGCGTGTGTGGACGCCGCGAACGTCGGCAGGGGGGCGGAAGGCCGCAGCGACACCATCGCCGGCTGCGACGGTTTGGTCACCGCTGAAGTATACACGCCCCTGCTGACCCTCTCAGCCGACTGCCCGCTCGTCCTGATCTACGACCCGCGCCGGCACGCGATCGCCAATGTCCACGCCTCATGGCGGGCTTTGGCTGATCGGATTTTGACCAACGCGGTTGGCCTCATGTCCGAGCGATTCGGCTGCCAATCTGCCGATCTGGTTGCCGCGGTAGGGCCCTCCGCCGGTCCGTGCTGCTACCAGGTCGGCGACGACTTGGTTCAGCAGCTTCCCGACGACCTGCGCCCGTTCGCCTCGTCCGAACCGCGACGTTTCGACCTCTGGAACGCCTGCCGCCGTCAGCTCACCGGCGCGGGCCTGTCCGACGCCAACATCCAGACCATCGACCTGTGCACCATCTGCGACGACCGTTTCTTCTCCTATCGCCGCCAGGGCTCGGATACTGGCCGTTTCGCTCTCCTGGCCGCACTTGGACGCTGA
- a CDS encoding 30S ribosomal protein S1, which produces MVDHNIIKDIDLNEEELEKALSEALGTQDFGSGLDKAVDKTITSFKPGTILPGRIIEVVGDSVIIDIGFKSEGVVPLHEFEEPSEIDPGDKIEVYLETVEDDTGMVALSKRKADRIRGWERIIETCKEGDQVTGKVMRKIKSGLLVDIGVPVFLPASQVDIRRPVDIGEYVGQSIEAKIIKIDPAQRNIVISRRRLIEEERAEAKAKLLSELEIGQIRKGVVKNIADFGVFVDLGGMDGLLHVTDMSWDRIGHPTEMVKIDQDIEVMVLGFDLEKEKVALGLKQLSEDPWSRIEDKYPINSRVQGEVVNITSYGAFVKIEPGVEGLVHISEMSWTKRINHPSELVNVGDTIDVVVLDVNKDKKEISLGIKQVETNPWELVADKYPPNTVVEGTVRNLTTYGAFIELEEGIDGLLHVSDMSWTKKVTHPSEVVKKNDRIKCVVLGVDKEKMRLSLGVKQLTEDPWLHAVPSRYIPGQIVKGVVTKITNFGVFVELEPGLEGLLHVSEIADHKVENPQEELKIGDEIEVKILRVDTQDRKIGLSKKRAEWASEEGQDTGGREEPAPRELRGGLDSGGGFIGLNRVQVPLRKQENQENEEN; this is translated from the coding sequence AGCGCTGGGCACGCAGGACTTCGGCAGCGGTCTGGACAAGGCGGTGGACAAGACCATCACCAGCTTCAAACCGGGAACCATCCTGCCCGGCCGGATCATCGAGGTGGTTGGGGACAGTGTCATCATCGACATCGGCTTTAAGAGCGAGGGCGTCGTCCCGCTGCATGAGTTCGAGGAACCCAGCGAGATCGACCCCGGCGATAAGATCGAGGTCTACCTGGAGACGGTCGAGGACGACACCGGCATGGTCGCCCTCTCCAAGCGCAAAGCCGACCGCATCCGCGGCTGGGAACGCATCATCGAAACCTGCAAGGAAGGCGACCAGGTGACCGGCAAGGTCATGCGGAAGATCAAGTCGGGCCTGCTGGTGGACATCGGCGTGCCCGTGTTCCTGCCCGCCAGCCAGGTCGATATCCGCCGCCCGGTGGACATCGGCGAGTACGTCGGCCAGAGCATCGAGGCCAAGATCATCAAGATCGATCCGGCCCAGCGGAACATCGTGATCTCCCGCCGGCGACTCATCGAAGAAGAGCGGGCCGAGGCCAAGGCCAAGCTGCTCTCCGAACTCGAGATCGGGCAGATCCGCAAGGGCGTGGTCAAGAACATCGCCGACTTCGGCGTCTTCGTCGACCTCGGTGGCATGGACGGCCTGCTGCACGTGACCGACATGAGCTGGGACCGCATCGGCCATCCCACCGAGATGGTCAAGATCGACCAGGATATCGAGGTCATGGTCCTCGGCTTCGATCTCGAAAAGGAAAAAGTGGCCCTGGGTCTCAAGCAGCTCTCCGAGGATCCGTGGTCGCGAATCGAGGACAAGTATCCGATCAACTCCCGCGTCCAGGGCGAGGTGGTCAACATCACCTCCTACGGCGCGTTCGTCAAGATCGAGCCGGGCGTGGAAGGCCTGGTTCACATCAGCGAGATGAGCTGGACCAAGCGGATCAACCACCCCAGCGAACTGGTCAACGTTGGCGACACCATCGACGTGGTTGTGCTCGACGTCAACAAGGACAAGAAGGAAATCTCGCTGGGCATCAAGCAGGTCGAGACCAACCCGTGGGAACTGGTCGCCGACAAGTACCCGCCGAACACCGTGGTCGAGGGCACCGTCCGCAACCTGACCACCTACGGCGCCTTCATCGAACTGGAAGAAGGTATCGACGGCCTGCTGCACGTCTCGGACATGAGCTGGACCAAGAAGGTTACCCATCCCAGCGAAGTGGTCAAGAAGAACGACCGCATCAAGTGCGTCGTGCTCGGCGTGGACAAGGAAAAGATGCGCCTCTCACTGGGCGTTAAGCAGTTGACCGAGGACCCGTGGCTCCACGCCGTGCCGTCCCGCTACATCCCCGGCCAGATCGTCAAGGGCGTGGTCACCAAGATCACCAACTTCGGCGTCTTCGTCGAGCTCGAACCGGGCCTCGAAGGGCTCCTGCACGTCAGCGAAATCGCCGACCACAAGGTCGAGAACCCGCAGGAAGAACTCAAGATCGGCGACGAGATCGAGGTCAAGATTCTCCGGGTCGACACCCAGGACCGCAAGATCGGGCTGTCCAAGAAGCGGGCCGAGTGGGCCAGCGAAGAAGGCCAGGATACCGGCGGTCGCGAAGAGCCGGCCCCGCGCGAGCTGCGCGGCGGTCTGGACTCCGGCGGCGGCTTCATCGGCCTCAATCGCGTCCAGGTTCCCTTGAGGAAGCAGGAAAACCAGGAGAACGAGGAGAATTAG
- a CDS encoding adenine phosphoribosyltransferase has translation MQSCRDYLAGFIRDVPDFPKPGIIFKDITPLLGDAAALALAVELLAHRFRGQHVDLVVGAESRGFIFGIAVAQALSAGFVPIRKPKKLPAKTHAVTYDLEYGTDSLEIHADAVKPGQRVVMIDDLLATGGTMKASCDLVKELGADIVGVAVLIELAFLHGRDKLNDYDVFSVIRYD, from the coding sequence ATGCAAAGCTGCCGCGATTATCTCGCCGGTTTCATTCGCGACGTTCCCGACTTTCCAAAACCCGGTATCATCTTCAAGGATATCACGCCCCTGTTGGGCGACGCCGCGGCTCTGGCCTTGGCGGTCGAGCTGCTGGCCCACCGGTTCCGAGGCCAGCACGTGGACCTGGTGGTGGGTGCCGAGTCCCGCGGATTCATCTTCGGCATCGCCGTCGCCCAGGCCCTCTCAGCCGGGTTTGTGCCCATCCGCAAACCCAAAAAGCTCCCGGCCAAAACACACGCCGTTACCTACGATCTCGAGTACGGCACCGACAGTCTCGAAATTCACGCCGATGCGGTCAAGCCCGGTCAGCGGGTGGTCATGATCGACGACCTGCTCGCCACCGGCGGGACCATGAAGGCCTCATGTGACCTGGTCAAGGAGCTTGGCGCCGATATCGTGGGCGTGGCTGTGCTCATCGAGCTGGCCTTCCTCCACGGCCGAGACAAGCTCAACGACTACGACGTGTTCAGCGTCATCCGCTACGACTAG
- a CDS encoding RNA polymerase sigma factor RpoD/SigA: protein MDKKMLAPEEGLEVYLRQINETALLTADEEKELATQLRNSDNDLAWQARDRMVRANLRLVVNIAKNYSGRGVPISDLIEEGNLGLLRAVEGYDPQQGSRFSTYASWWIKQAIRRALIGAGQPVHIPAYMAEEISRWRQKASELEHLKGRPAIPEEIRKDLKMPAKRAKAVQEAIVALSSGGTAGFGDEQMDLSEILVDTRVGSPEEKLFDETERQVVKELLDQLDEREARIVQLRYGLIEEKSLTLKEVGQRVGLTRERVRQLERQALSKLELYVQEELG, encoded by the coding sequence ATGGATAAAAAGATGCTCGCCCCGGAAGAGGGGTTGGAAGTCTACCTCCGCCAGATCAACGAAACCGCCCTCCTGACCGCCGACGAGGAGAAGGAACTGGCGACCCAGCTTCGCAATTCCGATAACGATCTGGCCTGGCAGGCCCGCGACCGCATGGTCCGGGCCAACCTGCGCCTCGTGGTCAACATCGCCAAAAACTACTCCGGACGCGGCGTGCCCATCTCGGACCTCATCGAGGAAGGCAACCTCGGACTGCTCCGCGCGGTCGAAGGCTACGACCCGCAGCAGGGCTCGCGGTTCAGCACCTACGCCAGTTGGTGGATCAAGCAGGCTATCCGCCGGGCCCTGATCGGAGCGGGCCAACCCGTACACATCCCAGCCTACATGGCTGAGGAAATCTCACGCTGGCGACAGAAGGCGTCCGAGCTGGAACACCTCAAGGGCCGACCCGCGATTCCCGAGGAGATCCGCAAGGACCTCAAGATGCCGGCCAAGCGGGCCAAGGCCGTACAGGAGGCCATCGTTGCCCTTTCCAGCGGCGGCACAGCCGGTTTCGGCGACGAGCAGATGGACCTCAGCGAAATCCTCGTCGACACCCGCGTCGGCAGCCCCGAAGAGAAATTGTTTGACGAAACCGAGCGGCAGGTTGTAAAAGAACTCTTGGACCAGCTTGACGAGCGAGAGGCGCGGATCGTCCAACTCCGCTACGGCCTGATCGAAGAGAAGTCCCTCACCCTCAAGGAGGTCGGACAGCGGGTGGGACTGACACGCGAACGGGTCCGCCAGCTCGAACGACAAGCTCTGTCAAAACTCGAACTCTATGTCCAGGAGGAGCTCGGCTGA